The Planktothrix agardhii NIES-204 genomic interval ATTCGCTTGAGCAATGATTTGAATGGCTAAGATAGAATCTCCGCCTAATTCAAAAAAGTTATCGTTAATACTAATGGTTTTAAGTCCTAAAACCTTTTGCCAAATTTCCGCAAGAATGCGTTCTGTCTCTGTACCTGGAGTGATATTTCTGGCAGTTTCATTCTCTAATTCTTGTGCAGGTTGTGGGAGCGCGCGACGATCAATTTTGCCATTAGCGGTCAGGGGAAAAGCGTCTAACAAAATGAAGAAAGCAGGAACCATATATTGAGGTAGCTTTTCTTGCAAAAATAGACGCAATTGAGAAACAGTTAACTTTTCAGAGCCAATCACATAAGCACATAGACGCTTAACGCCTGGTTGATCTTCTCTGGCAATAATAATCGCTTCTTTAACTTGGGGATGTTGATTGAGAACGGTTTCAATTTCCCCTAATTCAATTCTAAAACCTCTAATCTTAACTTGATGATCAATGCGACCCACAAATTCAATTTGTCCATCGTTTCCATAACGAACTAAATCACCCGTTTTGTAAAGACGATCGCTATTTTTTTGACTCAAAGGATTAGCAATAAATTTAGCATTTGTTAACTCTGGACGATTCAGATAACCTCGTGCTAATCCTGAACCGCCAATGTATAATTCCCCTGGAATTCCAATGGGTACAGGTTGTTGATATTGATCTAAAATATAGACTTGAGTATTGCTAATCGGACGACCAATAGGCGGTGCTTTTTCGGTTAATAAATCCGGTGTTATTTTAACCGATGTTGTAACAACAGTATTTTCAGTTGGGCCATAGTTGTTAACTAATGTAAAAGGAATGGAAGTAGGAGGAAAATCATTAAGTTTATCTCCTCCGGTTAACATTAATCTTAATGGACAATTGGTAGACAAATCTAGGGGAATTAAGGTTTCTGCGAGGGGAGTAGGTAAAAAAGAAACGGTTATTTTTTGACCAATTAACCATTCTTGAAGTTGATTCGGTGATGTTAGCAAATCTGGGGGAACAATTGCCAAACACGCCCCGGCTGTTAGATAAGGCCAAATTTCCCAAACTGAAGCATCAAAGGCAATTCCAGCTAATTGAGTGGCTCGATCAATTGTTGTAATATTAAAAGCGTTTTGATGCCAAGAAACTAAGTTTAATAAACTTTGATGTTGAATTAAAACTCCCTTTGGTTTTCCGGTGGAACCAGAAGTATAAATGACATAAGCTAAATTCTCAGAGGTCATCGGATGGAGGAGATTATCGGGCGGATTTTGCTCAAGAATTTTCCAATCCTGATCTAAACAAAATATCGTTCCTGAATAGTTGGGTAAAGTATGAACTAAGTTTTCCTGAGTTAATAACACCGATACAGCAGAATCTTCTAACATATAAGCTAGACGTTCTGATGGATAGTTCGGATCTAAAGGAACATAAGCTCCACCCGCTTTAAGAATGCCTAAAAGTCCGATGATCATCAAAGCAGAACGTTCGATACAGATTCCTACTAAGTCCTCAGTTTTAACGCCTAAGTTTTGCAAATAATAAGCAAGTTGATTGGCTTTTTGATTTAACTGTTCATAGGTGAGAGATTTTTCTCCATCGATGACCGCTATAGCATGAGGTGTTTTAACAACCTGTTCTTCAAATAACTGATGAATACAGTAATGATGAGGATAATACGTTTGAGTTTGATTCCAGTCTACTAATAATTGCTGTTTTTCCGGTTCAGTGAGTAACGGTAATTCCCCGACGGTTTGCTGAGGATTGGCTACAATTCCTTTTAATAAAGTTTGGAAATGACCCACCATGCGGGTAATTCTTTCGGCGGTAAACAGGTCGCTATCATATTCCCAAAAACCTTCTAAATAAGATCCTTTTTCGGTTTCGATTTCTTCTAAAATTAAGCTGAGATCAAATTTAATTCTCTGGTTTTCAACGGCTAGATATTGAGATCTTAAATTGGGTAATTCTAAAGCATTGAGGGGGGCATTTTGCAGCGCAAACATGACTTGAAATAAAGGATTATAACTTAAACTTCGTTCGATTTCTAAGGCATCAACTACTTGCTCAAAGGGGACATCTTGATTGGCATACGCTTCTAAAACAACATTACGAGCTTGCTGTAATAATGTTGAAAAAGTCGGATTTCCTTCTAGGGAATTCCGCAGCACTAAAGTATTGACAAAAAAACCAATCAAAGGTTCAATTTCTTGTCGGTTTCGGTTGGCGGTGGGTGTTCCAATTAAAATATCATCCTGACCACTATAACGAAAGAGTAAAGTGTTTAAAGCAGCCAGTAAGGTCATAAATAAAGTCGCCCCGGACTTCTGGCTTAGAAGTTTCAGTTTCTCGGTGAGTTCTGAATCAATTTGAAACGAGATACTATGACCTTGAAAATTAGGATTAGCGGGACGGGGTTTATCCGTTGGAAGTTCTAATAAAGGAGGAGCATCTGTTAATTGTTTTTTCCAATAATTTAGCTGGTTTTCTAAAATTTCACCTTGTAACCATTGTCTTTGCCATACGGTAAAATCGGCATATTGTATGGGTAATTCGGGTAAAGCAACGGTTGAATTAGATAAGAATGCTTGATAAAAGTGAGATAATTCTTTAAATAAAATGCCCTTTGACCAACCATCGATAATAATATGATGAAAGACGTTAACTAAAATATAATTTTCATATCCGAGATCAAACAGAGTACATCGTAATAAGGGAGCTTGGGTTAAATCAAAGGGTTGTTGTAGTTCTGCAATAATCTGTTTTTCAATTTCATCTTGGGGGATATCTTTTAAACTAACAACTTCTAATTTAATCTTCAGAGACGGAGCAATTTTTTGAATGGGTTTTCCTTCAACGATGGGGAAGGTTGTTCGTAAGATTTCATGCCGTTGAATAATGGCATTAATCGTTTGCTCTAAAATATCAATATTTAAACTTCCCGTTAAACGAATGGTTAAGGCTTCATTATAAGCTGGATTTTGTTGATCCATCTGATAGAGAAACCACATTCTTTGTTGAGCAAAAGATAAAGGTAGCTCTTCAGTTCGGGCAACGGGAGAAATAACAGATTCAACGCTTTTAGACGGTGTTGTTACGCTTCTTAAAAAAGCCAGAATTTCGGGTTTTCTTGTCCCGATTTCTTGCTTAATTTCCGGTGTCATTGCTCCTTGGGGAGCTTGATATTTTAACTTCTCTTCCTCAAGCCAAAGCTTGATTTCTAAACTGTTTAAGTAAGATAAAAATTCTGCGACTTTCATCCGTAGTATCCTTTTCCCTAATTAATTTAATGTTCTGGTATTTCTGGAAGGGGGGGTGATGTTGGGGGGGTCAGCAGTTCAAGTTTGAACTACTGTTGAATATCCGATAACTTTATGGCTTGATTTTCATAGGCTGATTGCCTCCAAATATTGTTGTTTAATAATGTCTAAATTGCGAGGTTCGCTCTTAGGAGAAAACAGCCCATCAGCCTCCCATTTACTGGCATCTAAACTAATTGCCCAGGCATTTAACCAGGAGTGAGCCTTAATTTTAGGTAACAGTTCGGGTTTGGTATCTTCTAAGGCAATTTGAAAAATGACTTGGGCAAATTCTTCAAATAATTTTAAGCTGGCTCGATAAGCTTCCATAATTTCAGCTTCGGTTTGATTAGATTGTAAATTCCGGGTTCGTAGTTCATTCACAAAAGGGATTGCTAAATAATCAATAAATTCAAAATCAACTTGATGTAAGGATTGATTTGCCCAATCTCGGAATAGTTGTTGCATTCGATAGGAAAGGGGGAAAAATTCTGCATTAATCTGTTGAACTTTCGTTTTAAGTTCCGGGTCAAGGAAGATGGAATTAAACATCATTAAGCAACCGAATGTCCATCCAGCTAACGTATCCCAGATCATTTTTGTTGACATCACTATGCCATTTCCCATACAGTTGTAGGAATTTTGAATATTAAAGGTTAACCCATCGTTATAGGTTAAATAAAAGTGATTCGCATCGTCAACTTTTTCGGGAGTTAGTTGACCTTTAAAGTCAAGTTCAATCATTTGAGTGGTTAAAGAATTGCCCAAACCAATATTATCTGAACCGGGGGAATAAAACGGATCAGGAAATGTGCCTGCTTCACCGACACAAGCCCAACGATTGTAGGAAAAGACTTGTTTAGAAGAGTAGCTATATTTCGGCATCTTTCTAAAGTCTTCTGGGGATTTACCTTCTAAATGAGCCGCTAAAACGGGTTCATTTTCCTGTAACCACTGCAAGGCTAATTCATAGTTATGATAATTTTTTAATGGGTGAATATCTTGACGAGCCACAATACCAATACTGGTATAACCCGTAGATAAAGGAATTAACCAAACCCAGTATCCTTCACCGCATAAATGATTGGTAGAATAAAAACGGTTTTTGTTAGGAACACGATGATGCCATTTTTCTTGACTTGCTGGAACAAAATCGCTAACATCAAAACGACCCTCCACTCGGAACCAAACCGCGCTATGATTATCATGATTCGGTTTAGCTAAACCTAGTTTTTTCTGTATAAATCGACGGCGACCCATCGCATCAACAACCCATCGGGATTTAATACAGTGAGTTTTTTTATTGGCTCCACTTCCTTGAGTATAAATAATTTTATGTTGTTGCTGTAGCCCTTCAGCCAACTCGATATCTTGAACCGAACAATCTTCCTTAAGGTCAATTCCGGCTTCAATATTAAATTGGCGTAAATCATTTTCTAATTTACCCCGATCAATTTGATAAGATTTAGGAGCATGAAACTCTGATAATCCCAGTTCAGGTCTTTTATGAAATTCAGTTTCTTGAGGTTTGAAAAAATAGCGTAATCCCAGTTTAGGCAAATGTTGATTATCAAAATAATCGGTTAACTGAAGCGTATTTGCTAAATAAAAAGCCCCGACTTCAACGGTTGACTCTCCCACTTTAAAACCAGCTTCCGGTAAAGGACGAGCCATTTTATCAAGGACGACAACGGAAAGATTAGGTTGTTTGAGTTTTAACTGTCTCGCTAAAGTTAAACCCGCTAATCCACCGCCACAAATTGCCACATCATAGTCAGTTTCTGAACTGAAATTGTCAGCTTGTTCACGTAATAAGGCGATGAGTTCTTCTTTATGCTCTTTCAATTGTTCGAGTAAGTCGGGAGTCATTATTCCCTGGGGTGAACGATAGCGTAGCTTATCATTTTCAACCCAGATTTTGACACCTAAATGATTAAGGTGAGACAAAAATTTGACTGTTTTCATAAACTCAATTTTCCTCAACATACGAATAAACTATCCCACAACTTATCAAGCCAAAAAAAGAGTCAGCATTTTTACACTCGATTGCTATGTCAGCCACAGAAGCAAGCTATGGCTAAAAGAAAAGAATGATCTTAAATCCTGGTCATTTATAGCATATCCCTGATCAGAAATCTTAAAGAGGTATACATAATTTTACATTGTACAGGAAACGAACTCTAAAAAACCTCAATCAACATATTTTCATAACTCTCCTTCTTCGTAATCTTCTTGGGTTTCTCTCATAGCACTGTGACTATTTTTGGCTACATTAAGCACCTCAAGGGTTTGAGTTAAACTAGCCACAGTCGGGTATTCTAATAAACTCTGTAAAGATAATTCCACCGGGAAAACATCCCGCAAACGAGATATGACTTGACTGGCCAGCAATGAATGTCCTCCAAGTTCAAAAAAATTGTCGTGAATACCGATTTGGGGTAGGTTAAGGACATTTTGCCAAATTTGAGCGACTTTACCTTCTGCTTCCGTTCTGGGCGCTATCCATTCGCTATTTTCTTGACCCTGAAGTTCCCTGATTAATTGTTGTTTATCAATTTCACCCTGGTCTGTAAGAGGGAGGGATTGTCTAGGAATCAATGAACAGTTATAGGGAGTTCCAAATCGATCTTTTAGGGTTAAATGATCGGCTAAATTAATCGGATTAGGAGGTGATTTCGGGACGTAATAAGCCGTTAATTTCTGTAATCCCTCAGACAAAGATGTAAAACGTTTAATTTTAGAATTGCTCCCATCTAAACCGATCATTAACTGTCCTTGGTTATGATATAAACTCGCTAAAAATGAGTCTAATCCTTGCTGTACTGTCATATCGTAATACCCTTGAGATTGGGTTAGATATTGCATCTGATAGCCTTTACTAATTCCTGTTTCTTTCCAAGTTGTCCAACTATAACAATAACTTGGGAATAAATTTTTAGATTTTTGATAGTTATTAAGATGTTCTAGGAAAGTATTCGCCGCCGCATAGGAACCCAAACTTGCTCCTCCAAAAAAACTAGCTAAGGATGAAAAACTGATGAAAATTCCCTGAGATTCTTTGATCAGTTGATGTAAGATCCAGGTGCCTAATACTTTGGGACGAAGAATGGCTGCTAAACTTTGTTTTGTTTCCTCCAGCAGCAAACAATCTTTATAGATTCCTGCTAGATGAATAACTCCATCGAGTTCTCCTTTCCAGTGCTGTTTCACCTCGTCTACAGCTTGCTGTACTTGAGTGTAATTAGCAACATCTACCGCTTGGTAAATTACTTCTCCCCCCAGGTTTTCTAAGGCTTGTAAATTTTTGATTTTCAAAGAAAATTTATCTTCTTTTTTCAGATGATCATTCCAGAGATGTTTTTCCGGTAAAGCAGTTTTTCCAATCAACAGTAACCGAGCCTGATAATTTTTAAGCAAATATTGAGCAACTTGTATTCCTATTCCTCCTAAGCCCCCAGTAATTAGATAAATTCCCCCTGGTTTAAAGGGTAATTCTTGTTTAAGTTGTTCAGGTAAATTGACTTTTTCCAAGCCAGAAATGAAACGCTTTCCTGCTCGATAGGCAATTTCTCTGTCCCTTGATAAAACGTAAAGTTCTTGGAGAAGATCAGCCCCATTGATTTCATTTTTATCAATGGGTAAATCGAGATGACGACTATTTAACCAAGGAATTTCTTGAGCTAGGCTTTTAATCAGTCCTAAAACGGGAGATTTTTCATAAGCAATTTCATCAGCTTTAGTAACAAATTGGCTATGGCTAGAAACAAATAACAATTGAATTGTTCGGTTTAAATCGTGAATTTTAGCTAGGGCTTGAACGAGGAACAATAAACTATAGATTCCTAGATTTTGTGCTTTTTCTAGCTGCTCTATACTATCAATTTCTCCCGAATATTTTTGATACGTCCAGAGATGAATAATATTCCCAATAGTAATTTTTTCCTCTGCTAAAGATGCCATTAAATGTTGATAGTGTTCTGCTTCCCCTGGTTTTATTGTATAGCGATCGTTACTTAATTTAGAAAATTCTTCTCCCGCCAAAACCGTTACAAAGGGTAAGTTTTTGGCTTGGATTTGTGCAGCTAAAAATTCTCCTAAACCTAACTGATCCAAAAAAATTAAAGTATAATTGTTAGAAAGTTCTGGCTTCAGATTAACCGGAGATCTGGACTTCCAAACTTTCCGGTAAAACCAATCAGGAATAGTATTCGCATTTTCTAATAGAATATCTATCTCTTTAAGAACAGGATTAAATTCCCCGGCTTCAAAACGTTTAGTTAATTGCGATCGCTGAATTTTACCGATAGAAGTTTTGGGGATTTCGTTTTTATTTAAGGGGATTAAATATTCGGGATTCACGCCAAAACTGTTAATCACTTTTCGTCTAATCTTTTTCAGCAGTTCAGGTAAATCCTGGGGATCGATTTCTACACTAAAAAATAAAGCTAATTGATCTGTACTACTCTTAGGATCATGAACAGCACAAGCGGCGGTATAAGATGCTGCTACTTCTTCAATGGCTTCAACAACTGTTTCAATTTCGTGACTGTAATAATTCACCCCATTAATAATAATCGTTTCTTTACTTCTTCCTGTAATCACTAAATGTCCGTTGCTAATAAATCCTAAATCTCCTGTCTTAAACCAGCCATCTTTTAAAAAAGCTTCTTGATTTGCTTCTGGGTTTTTGTAATATCCCGGTGAAACTGGATCTCCTTTGACTTGTAAATGACCAATCGTTTCTTCTGGAAGTAGGGAATTTTCTTGATCAACAATTCTAATTGATACGCCAGGAATAGGTAATCCTAAATCCGTAAAGGTTGCGCTATTGGGATGTTCAGGATGGACTCTTTTTAAAGTATGAGTCAAGGAATATTTATCAACCGTATGAAAGAGTAAAGGCTGTTCTGTTGTCGGTTGATAATAAGTAATTCCCGATCCCATTTCCGCCATCCCAAAAGCAGGACAAATTGCCGTTTTTTTTAAGTTATATTCGCTATGAAGTTTGTTAGTAAATTCTCCGACCGCTTGATCAGAAACTGCTTCACCAGCTACTAAAAAGAATTTAATTGAGTCTAAATTCCAAGTCTGATGGGGTTCTTTTTTAAGAGCTTCATTGATCAGATTATAAGCAAAATTAGGAGCCCAACTATGAGTAATCCGGTATTGATGAATTAAATCTAACCAATTGAGAGGACGACCTAATATATATTCCGTTTGAACATAGACCATTTGGCATCCTAAATCAACACAGCGAATATGCCAGTCAGAAATGCTCCCGATATGGTCAAAAGGCAGCCAATTCAGGATAATATCGTCGTTATTATATTCACAAATTATGTTGGTTCCTCTCGCACGAGAGATAATATTTTTATGGGTTAATGATATACATTTAGACATTCCCGTGCTACCTGATGTCAGGTTGAAAAAAGCTATATCATCAGGTTGACTAATATGGGGATGATGGGGGGAGTAGGTTTTTAATTCTTCAATAAAACTCAGTTTAATGGGTTGATTAGATAGCCATTTTTCTAATTTTTTTACGTCTTGTTGTCGGGATTCATTCGTGATCATTAGAGGATGTTCTAACAATTCCCAGACCTGACAAATTTTATTAATTTCATGATTAATCTCTTTGTAGGTGGGTGGGACTGAGAGAATCACAGGAATAAAGCCCCCTAAAATACATCCCCAAAATGCGGAAATGATGTCATAATTTTCCGATAATTGGAAAATGACTTTATCTTGATTCTGTAAACCTAGCTTTTGTAATCCTGTTTGTATTCTTTGGGCTTGTTCCCATAATTGTTGATAGGATTGAAATATCTGAGAACCATTAGACTGAATATAGATAATTCCTCTATTCGGATAGTTTTCGGCTGTTTTCTGGATCAGGTCTCCCAAGGTTTTTGGCTGTAGTACAGACTCTACTAAAGGTTGTCCGTGACTAATAGCTTGTTGAGCATTAGAAGCGTGAATGGGTAGAATGATCTGGGTTTCGATTTCTTGATTCTGCTTCTCAACTATTTCTGGTTGTTTTAATGGCAATAATTCCGATAGATGTAGCGGGAGATTTTTGTATTTTTGGGAAGTAATGACCACAGCAACTTGCTCAATCCCTGATAAAGACTGTAGTTTTTTTTCGGTATTATTTACTAAATTTTCGTCGATAATTTCTATATTTTTTAAGGCTAACTCATCGACACAACCAGTATTTGTTAAGGGTAAGTTAGAAACTTGCACATAGAGAGTGGGTAAGAGATGATCGGGTAATTTTGACCCCACATTAGAGGATAATTGTTCTAGTTTTCCAGTTCCAGAGTAAACGATATAAGCGACTAATTCACTATCCCGTACAAGTAAATAGCAATCTTCTATCAAGGGATTTGATAACAAGACTTCCGCGATTTCATGGCAATTTAATTGTGAATTTTGTTGATTAGTAGTCATAAAAAAAATAACTGGATATACTTTTTGAAAGCCTCTCAAAAATGAGCTTTTAGAGTTGAACCTGTTAGTTTATTATGATACCATAGAAAAGAAAACAGCTTAATTACAAACAGAAAGAAAAAGATTGCATTGTTTTGATTTGATCATTAGTCTTTGTCTTTGTCAATTATAATTTAGAAAAAGCCGTTAGTCAAGGAAAAATTAGTAGCTATGGGTTAGCTACTTAGGATGGCTTCCGAGTCCCACCAACCCACCCCAACCATCTTGATTTAGCCAAGGCAAAAGCGATTGCATCTCAAGTGGCCCCCAATGGCAAGGATCATTTCAAATTCCTTCAGTTACCTTTCAATGCCACGATGCTAGAGGCATTGGTTCAACCCACTCAACAAGTGAAACGAACATGGCTTCCTGTCCTAGAAGTGGCTCACCGTTTGGGTCTATCCGTGATTTCTAGTGCCTCCATTGGTCAGACCAAGGCCGTTGGTCAAATTCCAGAAGCTCTGGAAGGAATACTTGATCAAACCCCGTTAACGCCGACCCTGCAAGCGCTTCAGTTTACTCGTTCTTGTCCCAAATTATAGTTAAAGATTAGTTACAATTTGTGATTAAATATTATGTAGGATTAAGCAATCTTAGTAATGGAGAGATTGACTCTGGCTGATTTGTTCGGTGAAAACTTGGTTTCAACTTCTCCGACAGTTTGGCGCCCACAGCTATCAATCGGTGTTTTTATGCCGACCCTGGGGCTGGCAAATGTCATCATGTCTCAATTGCAGAATGATAGCTATACGGCAGTGCAAATCCAGTCTGTTGAAACGTTCCTCCAATTCATGGCTCAAGAAAGACATCAACTCGATTGTATCGTTCTTGAGGATAATCCAGATTTGCTCCTCCTTAGTCAACATCTTCAGGAGCAATCTCTTTCAGTTCCGGTGGTTATTATTACATCACAACCCCAACCGACAGACGCTTTAACTCAAACAACGACTAATCCTTCTGACACTTACAAACCGGAAGAAGATTCCTCACAGTATTTGTACCACTGTACCGAGGTACGAATCACAAATAATCAACTGAATCAAATTTCAGGCTATATTGACCAAGCCATTAGTCAGTTTATTACCCATGCGATTACGGCTCGTCTCACTGAACAGTCTGCTAGTGGCAATGCTCCCACAGAGCTAACAAATTTTATCATCCGTCAACAACGTCGCCTAGTGAGTAAACTCCATGAGCGATTAGGATATTTGGGTGTTTACTATAAAAGAAGTCCCCAGAATTTTATCCGTAATCTTGCTCCTACAGAACGTCAGGAGTTTATTGATCAGTTAAAAACAAAATATCGCCAAATTGTTCTGAGTTATTTTTCCGCCGATCAAAGTTTGAATAATAAAATTGATGAATATGTAAACTTGGCTTTTTTTGCTGATGTTCCAGTTACCCGAATTGTGGAAATTCACATGGAATTAATGGATAATTTTTCTAAACAGCTTAAATTAGAAGGCAGAAGCGAAGATGTTTTATTGGACTACCGATTGACCTTAATTGATACGATAGCCCATTTATGTGAAATGTACCGTCGCTCAATTCCTAGGGATTCTTAATCAACAGACTATTTCATTAAAGAAAACAAAAGCAACCTTTAGAATGAAAGATTGCTCTGTTTAAATATATTAAATTCAGTTCAGAAACACTGAAGATTGCAGAGAAACTGGAGTAGTTGAAATGAGGTCAAGCCCTCGGTCTGTTAGTGTGTCTTGGCTACATTCATTGCTGAACTTCGACCTAACACCTATAAACGGGTGTTCTGCCCGTGACCTTACCCACAAAAAGTGGTGAGAGCAATCATCTTGAGGTGGGCTTCCCACTTAGATGCTTTCAGCGGTTATCCACTCCGCACATAGCTACCCTGCGTTTACCGTTGGCACGATAACAGGTACACCAGCGGTGCGTCCTTCCCGGTCCTCTCGTACTAGGGAAGGCTCCTCTCAATGCTCTTACGCCTGCACCGGATATGGACCGAACTGTCTCACGACGTTCTGAACCCAGCTCACGTACCGCTTTAATGGGCGAACAGCCCAACCCTTGGGACGTACTTCCGCCCCAGGTTGCGATGAGCCGACATCGAGGTGCCAAACCTCCCCGTCGATGTGAACTCTTGGGGGAGATCAGCCTGTTATCCCTAGAGTAACTTTTATCCGTTGAGCGACGGCCTTTCCACACAGTACCGTCGGATCACTAAGGCCGTGTTTCCACCCTGTTCGACTTGTAGGTCTCACAGTCAAGCTCCCTTATGCCTTTACACTCTGCGAATGATTTCCAACCATTCTGAGGGAACCTTTGCGCGCCTCCGTTACCTTTTAGGAGGCGACCGCCCCAGTCAAACTGCCCCCCTGAAACTGTCTTCGACCCGGATTCACGGGTCAGAGTTAGAATTCTAGCTCTACTAGAGTGGTATCTCACCGATGGCTCCATCATCCCCACAAGGATGACTTCCACGCCTCCCACCTATTCTGCGCAAGCAAAGCCCGAACCCAATTCCAGGATACAGTAAAGCTTCATAGGGTCTTTCTGTCCAGGTGCAGGTAGTCCGTATCTTCACAGACAATTCTATTTCGCCGAGTCTCTCTCCGAGACAGTGCCCAGATCGTTACGCCTTTCGTGCGGGTCGGAACTTACCCGACAAGGAATTTCGCTACCTTAGGACCGTTATAGTTACGGCCGCCGTTCACCGGGGCTTCAGTCATCAGCTTCAGATTGCTCCTGACCGACTTCCTTAACCTTCCGGCACTGGGCAGGCGTCAGCCCCCATACTTCCTCTTACGAGTTGGCGGAGACCTGTGTTTTTGGTAAACAGTCGCCTGGGCCTCTTCACTGCGGCTTACTTGCGTAAGCACTCCTTCTCCCGAAGTTACGGAGCCATTTTGCCGAGTTCCTTAGAGAGAGTTATCTCGCGCCCCTTAGTTTTCTCAACCTCCCTACCTGTGTCGGTTTCGGGTACAGGCGTTGGTAAATTAACGGTTTTAGGGCTTTTCTTGGAAGCTTGATGCTCTCTACTTCCCCTTCGTAAAGGGTCGGACTCCCGCCTTAGCTCAGTCTGTTTTCTCCAGACCTCAACACCTCGTACGGTTGCACCGGTAACCATCATCCGGCTAGCACACACCTTCTCCGTTCCCCTGACCAATTTACCTACGGTACGGGATTTTTCGCCCGTTGTCCATCGACTACGCTCTTCAGCCTCGCCTTAGGCCCTGACTCACCCTCCGCGGACGAGCCGTGCGGAGGAACCCTTAGGGTTTCGGGGTGTAGGATTCTCACCTACATTTTCGCTACTCAAGCCGACATTCTCACTTCTGGTTCGTCCACACCTGCTTCCGCTAGTGCTTCTCCCTACGCCAGAACGCTCCCCTACCAATACAATAAATCATATTCCACAGCTTCGGTACACCACTTAGCCCCGTTCATTTTCGGCGCAGCAACGCTTGACCAGTGAGCTATTACGCACTCTTTTAAGGTTGGCTGCTTCTAGGCAAACCTCCTGGTTGTCTCGGCATTCCCACCTCCTTTCTCACTTAGTGGTGATTTGGGGACCTTA includes:
- the aerA gene encoding non-ribosomal peptide synthetase/polyketide synthase hybrid enzyme, with protein sequence MTTNQQNSQLNCHEIAEVLLSNPLIEDCYLLVRDSELVAYIVYSGTGKLEQLSSNVGSKLPDHLLPTLYVQVSNLPLTNTGCVDELALKNIEIIDENLVNNTEKKLQSLSGIEQVAVVITSQKYKNLPLHLSELLPLKQPEIVEKQNQEIETQIILPIHASNAQQAISHGQPLVESVLQPKTLGDLIQKTAENYPNRGIIYIQSNGSQIFQSYQQLWEQAQRIQTGLQKLGLQNQDKVIFQLSENYDIISAFWGCILGGFIPVILSVPPTYKEINHEINKICQVWELLEHPLMITNESRQQDVKKLEKWLSNQPIKLSFIEELKTYSPHHPHISQPDDIAFFNLTSGSTGMSKCISLTHKNIISRARGTNIICEYNNDDIILNWLPFDHIGSISDWHIRCVDLGCQMVYVQTEYILGRPLNWLDLIHQYRITHSWAPNFAYNLINEALKKEPHQTWNLDSIKFFLVAGEAVSDQAVGEFTNKLHSEYNLKKTAICPAFGMAEMGSGITYYQPTTEQPLLFHTVDKYSLTHTLKRVHPEHPNSATFTDLGLPIPGVSIRIVDQENSLLPEETIGHLQVKGDPVSPGYYKNPEANQEAFLKDGWFKTGDLGFISNGHLVITGRSKETIIINGVNYYSHEIETVVEAIEEVAASYTAACAVHDPKSSTDQLALFFSVEIDPQDLPELLKKIRRKVINSFGVNPEYLIPLNKNEIPKTSIGKIQRSQLTKRFEAGEFNPVLKEIDILLENANTIPDWFYRKVWKSRSPVNLKPELSNNYTLIFLDQLGLGEFLAAQIQAKNLPFVTVLAGEEFSKLSNDRYTIKPGEAEHYQHLMASLAEEKITIGNIIHLWTYQKYSGEIDSIEQLEKAQNLGIYSLLFLVQALAKIHDLNRTIQLLFVSSHSQFVTKADEIAYEKSPVLGLIKSLAQEIPWLNSRHLDLPIDKNEINGADLLQELYVLSRDREIAYRAGKRFISGLEKVNLPEQLKQELPFKPGGIYLITGGLGGIGIQVAQYLLKNYQARLLLIGKTALPEKHLWNDHLKKEDKFSLKIKNLQALENLGGEVIYQAVDVANYTQVQQAVDEVKQHWKGELDGVIHLAGIYKDCLLLEETKQSLAAILRPKVLGTWILHQLIKESQGIFISFSSLASFFGGASLGSYAAANTFLEHLNNYQKSKNLFPSYCYSWTTWKETGISKGYQMQYLTQSQGYYDMTVQQGLDSFLASLYHNQGQLMIGLDGSNSKIKRFTSLSEGLQKLTAYYVPKSPPNPINLADHLTLKDRFGTPYNCSLIPRQSLPLTDQGEIDKQQLIRELQGQENSEWIAPRTEAEGKVAQIWQNVLNLPQIGIHDNFFELGGHSLLASQVISRLRDVFPVELSLQSLLEYPTVASLTQTLEVLNVAKNSHSAMRETQEDYEEGEL
- a CDS encoding aldo/keto reductase translates to MLEALVQPTQQVKRTWLPVLEVAHRLGLSVISSASIGQTKAVGQIPEALEGILDQTPLTPTLQALQFTRSCPKL
- the kaiA gene encoding circadian clock protein KaiC encodes the protein MERLTLADLFGENLVSTSPTVWRPQLSIGVFMPTLGLANVIMSQLQNDSYTAVQIQSVETFLQFMAQERHQLDCIVLEDNPDLLLLSQHLQEQSLSVPVVIITSQPQPTDALTQTTTNPSDTYKPEEDSSQYLYHCTEVRITNNQLNQISGYIDQAISQFITHAITARLTEQSASGNAPTELTNFIIRQQRRLVSKLHERLGYLGVYYKRSPQNFIRNLAPTERQEFIDQLKTKYRQIVLSYFSADQSLNNKIDEYVNLAFFADVPVTRIVEIHMELMDNFSKQLKLEGRSEDVLLDYRLTLIDTIAHLCEMYRRSIPRDS